A genomic stretch from Silurus meridionalis isolate SWU-2019-XX chromosome 1, ASM1480568v1, whole genome shotgun sequence includes:
- the LOC124383490 gene encoding zinc finger protein 239-like isoform X1 has product MMMSDEIKREVPEPTASSSSPDRSLEQTGNEMHICSRCGKSFPHQSLLQTHQCFHTKGKPYQCSECEKSFNDRSSLIKHLRIHTGEKPYQCSECGKCFTQKGHITKHLQIHTQEKPYHCSLCGKNFNYLCNLQRHQRTHTGERPYQCPQCKKRFSEKDGLMRHQRIHTGEKPYECLECGKSFTERGSLLKHQRIHTGAKPYECSYCEMSFTQRCNLQQHERIHTGDKPFYCLECGKSFNRETALQVHQCSHTGEKPYHCPECGKNFSDQSNLRQHRRIHTGEKPYICSQCGKGFTQHCHLQVHQRIHTGERPFPCPQCGKSFTQQCHLQRHQRIHMGEVVSELIVWEEFYRAMSPPGTPARSESCD; this is encoded by the coding sequence ACGGGGAACGAAATGCACATCTGTTCGCGGTGCGGAAAGAGTTTTCCACACCAGAgtctcctccaaacacaccagTGCTTTCACACGAAAGGGAAGCCGTACCAGTGCTCCGAGTGCGAGAAAAGCTTTAACGATCGCAGTAGCCTCATAAAGCACCTGCGGATTCATAccggagagaagccgtatcagtgCTCCGAGTGCGGGAAGTGTTTCACTCAGAAGGGCCACATCACCAAGCACCTGCAGATTCACACccaggagaagccgtatcactgctCGCTGTGTGGGAAGAACTTTAATTACCTCTGTAACCTCCAGCGGCACCAGCGCACACACACGGGAGAGAGGCCGTATCAGTGTCCGCAGTGTAAGAAGAGGTTTAGTGAGAAAGACGGGCTCATGAGACACCAGCGCATTCACACGGGAGAGAAACCCTACGAGTGTTTGGAGTGCGGGAAGAGTTTTACCGAGAGAGGGAGCCTGCTGAAGCACCAGAGGATCCACACAGGGGCGAAACCGTACGAGTGCTCGTACTGCGAAATGAGTTTTACACAAAGGTGCAACCTCCAGCAGCATGAGCGCATTCACACGGGAGACAAACCGTTTTACTGCCTCGAGTGCGGCAAGAGTTTTAACCGGGAGACGGCTCTCCAGGTGCACCAGTGCAGCCACACCGGGGAGAAGCCTTATCACTGCCCAGAGTGCGGGAAGAACTTCAGTGACCAGAGCAATCTCCGACAACACCGTCGCATTCACACGGGAGAGAAACCCTACATCTGCTCGCAGTGCGGAAAGGGTTTTACGCAGCACTGCCACCTTCAGGTCCACCAGCGCATTCACACCGGGGAGAGGCCGTTTCCTTGTCCTCAGTGCGGCAAGAGTTTTACACAGCAGTGTCATCTTCAGCGTCACCAGCGCATCCACATGGGAGAAGTGGTGTCAGAGCTGAttgtgtgggaagagttttacagAGCCATGTCCCCTCCAGGCACCCCGGCACGGTCAGAGAGCTGTGACTGA